The Anoplopoma fimbria isolate UVic2021 breed Golden Eagle Sablefish chromosome 5, Afim_UVic_2022, whole genome shotgun sequence genome contains a region encoding:
- the LOC129091052 gene encoding stonustoxin subunit beta-like has translation MLYDARKDVLIPGLTLWDNESLQGKITESVQSSSQFEITASDSIESKSSLLDVEASLKASFLCGLIEIEGSAKYLNDEKKFKNQSRVTCQYKSTTNFKQLSIIDLVTLDTQQMDIIKKSSATHVVTGILYGANAFFVFDSEKLDASSVQDIQGNMKAVINKIPTFSFEGKVDIKLTDEEKNLTAKCSCKFFGDFILESNPATYEEAVKTYIQLPQLLGENGENSVPLKVWLMPLKNLYPEAAELTSGISFGLVEKTQDVLEDLKEIQMRCNDSLEEGVVNSFPHIQEELSTFQKLCHHYASNLQQTMAKKLPSIREGKEDESSADEFFEERDKSPFSQEKLSKWLDDKEREINVIRSCVDTMEGAKIVRNQSELDREVLAGGVDDALCFVFTSLKRGDTYLDVMATYLDYHKLGSTNEDQWFFSNEVFTTLREKAKTFHDLTKARKNNNQFRFLITVIPNEKYKGATIYHYKKGILVTEDFSKPDKPDKPAQITDKTDLIWYACDLTLDPDTAHNKLTLSEGNKKATFGDWQKYLDHPERFDTHPQVLCREGLSGRHYWEVEWNDDSNSAKCINVGAAYKRIDRKGGGLQSNLGHNYISWSIIQYSGKGFHILEICHNGRVKEDHFPSDGCPTLGFYLDWPAGTLSFYKVCAYTLSHLYTFHTTFTDPVYPCFGAAEFNNYFYLRPVE, from the exons ATGCTCTATGATGCTCGGAAAGATGTACTGATTCCAG GTTTGACGTTGTGGGACAATGAATCTCTGCAAGGGAAGATAACTGAAAGCGTTCAATCCAGCAGTCAATTTGAAATTACTGCATCTGACTCCATTGAATCCAAGTCCTCTCTGCTGGATGTTGAAGCTTCTCTGAAGGCCAGTTTCCTCTGTGGACTGATTGAAATTGAAGGATCTGCCAAGTATCTGAATGATGAGAAGAAATTCAAGAATCAGAGCAGAGTTACGTGTCAGTACAAATCTACCACCAACTTCAAACAGTTGTCAATTATTGACCTTGTAACTTTAGACACCCAGCAAATGGATATTATTAAGAAGAGCTCGGCAACACATGTAGTCACAGGCATTCTTTATGGGGCAAatgctttctttgtgtttgacagTGAGAAGTTAGATGCCAGCAGTGTTCAAGACATCCAGGGAAACATGAAAGCTGTGATAAACAAGATCCCCACATTTAGTTTTGAGGGGAAAGTTGACATCAAGCTgactgatgaagaaaaaaacctgaCTGCAAAATGCTCCTGTAAATTCTTCGGAGACTTCATCCTTGAGAGCAACCCTGCAACATATGAAGAGGCAGTGAAGACCTACATACAACTTCCACAGCTACTGGGAGAAAACGGAGAGAATTCTGTCCCATTGAAGGTCTGGCTGATGCCACTGAAGAATTTGTATCCCGAAGCTGCTGAGCTGACAAGTGGGATCAGCTTTGGACTGGTGGAGAAGACACAGGATGTTCTTGAAGATTTAAAGGAAATACAAATGAGATGCAATGATTCTCTGGAAGAAGGAGTGGTAAATAGTTTCCCACATATTCAAGAAGAGTTAAGCACTTTCCAAAAATTGTGTCACCACTATGCATCTAACCTCCAGCAGACCATGGCGAAGAAACTTCCCTCCATCCGTGAAGGAAAAGAAGATGAGAGCTCAGCAGACGAATTCTTTGAAGAAAGAGACAAGTCACCATTCAGTCAAGAAAAACTAAGCAAGTGGCTGgatgataaagagagagaaatcaaCGTCATCAGATCCTGTGTAGATACCATGGAGGGAGCAAAGATCGTCCGAAATCAGTCCGAGCTGGACAGAGAGGTTCTTGCTGGAGGTGTAGATGAtgctctctgctttgttttcaccTCCTTGAAAAGGGGTGATACCTACCTTGATGTGATGGCCACCTACTTGGACTACCATAAATTAGGGAGTACCAATGAAGACCAGTGGTTCTTCTCAAATGAAGTTTTTACCACACTGAGAGAAAAAGCCAAAACTTTCCATGACCTCACCAAAGCACGGAAGAACAACAACCAGTTCCGTTTCCTCATCACAGTCATTCCAAATGAGAAATACAAAGGAGCAACCATCTACCATTACAAGAAGGGCATTCTGGTCACTGAAGATTTTTCCAAACCTGACAAACCTGACAAACCTGCGCAGATCACAGACAAAACAGATCTGATCTGGT ATGCCTGTGATCTCACCCTGGACCCAGACACTGCACACAATAAGCTCACTCTGTCTGAGGGAAACAAGAAGGCAACGTTTGGAGATTGGCAGAAATATCTTGATCACCCAGAGAGGTTTGACACACATCCTCAGGTGCTGTGCAGAGAGGGCTTATCTGGGCGCCATTACTGGGAGGTAGAGTGGAATGATGATTCAAATTCTgctaaatgtattaatgtaggTGCTGCATACAAGAGAATTGACAGAAAGGGAGGTGGTTTACAGAGCAATCTTGGACATAACTACATATCGTGGTCTATAATCCAATATTCAGGAAAAGGTTTTCACATACTGGAGATATGTCATAATGGTAGGGTGAAGGAAGATCATTTTCCCTCTGATGGCTGCCCCACACTTGGGTTTTATCTGGACTGGCCTGCTGGCACTCTGTCCTTCTACAAAGTCTGCGCTTACACACTGAGCCACCTCTACACCTTTCACACCACATTCACTGATCCTGTTTACCCATGCTTCGGTGCTGCTGAGTTTAACAACTATTTCTACCTGCGTCCAGTTGAATAA